Proteins from one Quercus lobata isolate SW786 unplaced genomic scaffold, ValleyOak3.0 Primary Assembly Scq3eQI_116, whole genome shotgun sequence genomic window:
- the LOC115973388 gene encoding cytochrome b561 and DOMON domain-containing protein At5g47530-like codes for MSKALTTLLFSCILFSLSVSSYAQTCTSYTFSSNTVYASCQDLPVLNAFLHYNYSSTANTLDLAYRVTGATATNWISWAINPSGQQMAGSQALVAFQNSSGAMRVFTSSVASTSISTLSESALSFGVSNLNGSFVNGEMTIFATLTLSSGMTTVNQVWQVGPVSGDNPQSHATGSNAANMRSVGTLNLVDGTTSSGGGTSSKIRRQNVHGVLNAVSWGTLMPLGVIIARYLRVFKSADPAWFYLHIACQTSAYVVGVAGWATGMKLGSDTSVHNYPHRNIGITLFCLATLQVFALLLRPKKDHKYRLYWNIYHHAIGYTVIILSIVNVFKGLDILEPEKKWKKIYTAILIFLGFNAAMLEAFTWYIVIKRKKTGSVKYPSYENGANGTNAYGARAQPGV; via the exons ATGAGTAAAGCTTTGACaactttgttgttttcttgtattctgttctctctctctgtttcatCCTATGCTCAGACCTGTACGTCCTACACTTTTTCCTCTAACACGGTATATGCCTCATGCCAAGACCTTCCTGTACTGAATGCATTCCTTCACTATAACTATAGCAGTACAGCCAACACACTTGATCTTGCATATAGAGTCACTGGAGCCACAGCTACAAATTGGATTTCTTGGGCTATCAACCCTAGTGGACAACAAATGGCAGGGTCACAAGCCCTTGTGGCCTTTCAAAACTCTTCTGGAGCCATGCGGGTATTTACATCCTCAGTAGCAAGTACTAGTATTTCTACGCTGTCAGAGAGTGCTTTGAGCTTTGGGGTGTCTAATCTCAATGGATCATTTGTGAACGGTGAAATGACCATATTTGCTACTTTGACACTTAGTAGTGGCATGACAACTGTGAACCAAGTCTGGCAAGTTGGTCCAGTCAGTGGAGATAATCCTCAATCGCATGCTACCGGTTCCAATGCAGCTAACATGCGATCAGTGGGCACTTTGAATCTTGTTGATGGAACAACTTCTTCAGGAGGAGGAACCAGTTCAAAGATTCGAAGACAGAAT GTTCATGGAGTACTAAACGCTGTTAGTTGGGGAACATTGATGCCTTTGGGAGTGATCATTGCTAGGTACCTGAGGGTGTTTAAGTCAGCAGATCCAGCATGGTTTTATCTGCATATTGCATGCCAAACTTCTGCCTATGTTGTTGGGGTGGCCGGCTGGGCAACGGGTATGAAACTAGGCAGCGACACTAGCGTTCACAATTATCCACATAGGAACATTGGCATAACCCTCTTCTGCCTTGCAACACTTCAG GTGTTTGCCCTGCTTTTGCGGCCAAAGAAGGATCACAAATATAGATTATATTGGAACATCTACCACCATGCAATTGGATACACTGTCATTATTTTGAGCATTGTTAATGTCTTTAAGGGACTTGACATCTTGGAGCCTGAAAAGAAGTGGAAGAAGATATATACCGCGATTCTAATTTTCTTGGGCTTCAATGCAGCTATGTTGGAAGCTTTTACTTGGTACATTgtcataaaaaggaaaaagacagGCTCTGTTAAGTACCCTTCCTATGAGAATGGAGCGAACGGCACCAATGCGTATGGTGCGAGAGCACAGCCGGGAGTGTAG